Proteins from one Telopea speciosissima isolate NSW1024214 ecotype Mountain lineage chromosome 1, Tspe_v1, whole genome shotgun sequence genomic window:
- the LOC122648999 gene encoding binding partner of ACD11 1-like isoform X2: protein MQTRTVQVGHVSDLAGEREIQEFFSFSGDIEHIEIQRGAGQLKTAFVTFKDPKALEIALLLSGATIVDQIVSITPVENYVPKVEEVRIADNAMSIAFAGDSGLNAETISSSPRVYVSKAHDVVTSVLAKGSAIRQDAVNKAKAFDEKHQLRANASAKVISFDRRVGLTEKLTVGISMVNEKVKSVDQKLHVSDKTMAALTAAERKLNDTGSAVTQSRYVVAGTAWFSGAFNKMAKVGQVAGTKTREKFQFAVSNLTAKDPPIAV from the exons ATGCAG ACGAGAACAGTTCAAGTAGGGCATGTATCAGATCTTGCAGGAGAAAGAGAAATTCaggaatttttctctttttctggaGATATCGAACACATTGAGATCCAAAG AGGTGCTGGGCAATTGAAGACTGCATTCGTCACTTTCAAAGATCCGAAAGCACTGGAAATCGCATTGCTATTATCT GGAGCAACCATAGTTGACCAGATTGTGAGCATAACTCCTGTAGAAAACTATGTACCGAAAGTTGAG GAAGTAAGGATTGCAGACAATGCCATGAGTATTGCCTTTGCTGGAGACTCCGGACTGAATGCTGAG ACTATAAGTAGTTCTCCACGGGTATATGTCAGTAAAGCTCATGATGTTGTCACAAGTGTGTTGGCTAAGGGTTCAGCCATTCGGCAAGATGCCGTGAATAAGGCTAAAGCATTTGACGAGAAGCATCAGTTGAGAGCTAATGCATCTGCTAAAGTCATTTCATTTGATAGGAGAGTTGGACTTACAGAGAAATTAACAGTTGGCATCTCTATGGTTAATGAGAAAGTGAAGTCTGTTGATCAAAAGCTGCATGTATCAGATAAAACAATGGCTGCATTAACTGCAGCTGAGAGAAAGTTGAATGACACAGGATCTGCTGTAACACAAAGCAG GTATGTAGTTGCTGGAACAGCTTGGTTTAGTGGTGCTTTCAACAAGATGGCAAAGGTTGGGCAGGTAGCAGGTACAAAAACTAGAGAAAAGTTCCAATTTGCTGTGTCAAACTTGACTGCAAAG
- the LOC122648999 gene encoding binding partner of ACD11 1-like isoform X1 yields MQTRTVQVGHVSDLAGEREIQEFFSFSGDIEHIEIQRGAGQLKTAFVTFKDPKALEIALLLSGATIVDQIVSITPVENYVPKVEEVRIADNAMSIAFAGDSGLNAETISSSPRVYVSKAHDVVTSVLAKGSAIRQDAVNKAKAFDEKHQLRANASAKVISFDRRVGLTEKLTVGISMVNEKVKSVDQKLHVSDKTMAALTAAERKLNDTGSAVTQSRYVVAGTAWFSGAFNKMAKVGQVAGTKTREKFQFAVSNLTAKPNGGLLAQLKFISGSQMQILK; encoded by the exons ATGCAG ACGAGAACAGTTCAAGTAGGGCATGTATCAGATCTTGCAGGAGAAAGAGAAATTCaggaatttttctctttttctggaGATATCGAACACATTGAGATCCAAAG AGGTGCTGGGCAATTGAAGACTGCATTCGTCACTTTCAAAGATCCGAAAGCACTGGAAATCGCATTGCTATTATCT GGAGCAACCATAGTTGACCAGATTGTGAGCATAACTCCTGTAGAAAACTATGTACCGAAAGTTGAG GAAGTAAGGATTGCAGACAATGCCATGAGTATTGCCTTTGCTGGAGACTCCGGACTGAATGCTGAG ACTATAAGTAGTTCTCCACGGGTATATGTCAGTAAAGCTCATGATGTTGTCACAAGTGTGTTGGCTAAGGGTTCAGCCATTCGGCAAGATGCCGTGAATAAGGCTAAAGCATTTGACGAGAAGCATCAGTTGAGAGCTAATGCATCTGCTAAAGTCATTTCATTTGATAGGAGAGTTGGACTTACAGAGAAATTAACAGTTGGCATCTCTATGGTTAATGAGAAAGTGAAGTCTGTTGATCAAAAGCTGCATGTATCAGATAAAACAATGGCTGCATTAACTGCAGCTGAGAGAAAGTTGAATGACACAGGATCTGCTGTAACACAAAGCAG GTATGTAGTTGCTGGAACAGCTTGGTTTAGTGGTGCTTTCAACAAGATGGCAAAGGTTGGGCAGGTAGCAGGTACAAAAACTAGAGAAAAGTTCCAATTTGCTGTGTCAAACTTGACTGCAAAG